The proteins below are encoded in one region of Mycobacterium shinjukuense:
- a CDS encoding SagB family peptide dehydrogenase, producing the protein MPGLSYPDQTRFAFRSGVTCLTTPAGAVLLSPPRSERLTRLSAGQLRALKALNRGPATVSGMSAPSDRSDVGALIERMAASGWLTITVCDGEDRYSIVPFGQPHPRPVSPSSGSAVLSKFAVLHRDSAGLLLEHPLAWCDVRIHDARLLVLLDEPAAVDVDLPTALASRFIEDLRWGGILVSAGDEDHSFEALSWSAPDLWFHRRSSLGERTITWEHFGPTGWARGRFPQPPARRTRYPGDPIALPVPDLAANRARDPTLTAVLEDRVSTRTFDDAHPISIDQLAELLYRTARTRGTQPVGADEELLSRPYPSAGGLYELELYPVARIVAGLEPGIYHYDSFDHVLRPVAAADSTAMARLIKPAAATLAAGAEPQVLIVMAARCGRITWTYEQIGYATILKDVGVLMQTIYLAATAMGLGACAQAFSDTAAFVSATGVDELQECSVGSIVIGSPAPSQPYPSASTSSSVKAATSR; encoded by the coding sequence TTGCCCGGCCTCAGCTACCCCGACCAAACGAGATTTGCGTTCCGTTCCGGCGTCACCTGCCTGACCACCCCCGCTGGAGCCGTGCTGCTGAGCCCGCCGCGTAGCGAGAGGCTGACCCGACTGTCCGCCGGTCAGCTACGGGCACTCAAGGCATTGAATCGGGGCCCGGCAACGGTTTCGGGGATGTCCGCACCCTCGGACCGAAGCGATGTCGGCGCCCTGATAGAGCGCATGGCCGCGAGCGGCTGGCTGACGATCACGGTGTGTGACGGTGAGGATCGCTACTCCATCGTGCCGTTCGGACAACCCCATCCGCGACCGGTGTCACCGTCGTCGGGATCGGCTGTGCTATCGAAATTCGCTGTGCTGCATCGGGACTCAGCGGGTTTGCTCCTCGAGCATCCGCTGGCATGGTGTGATGTGCGCATCCATGACGCACGCCTGCTCGTTCTGCTCGACGAGCCCGCAGCGGTCGACGTAGACCTGCCGACCGCCCTCGCCTCGCGGTTCATCGAGGACCTGCGCTGGGGTGGCATCCTGGTCTCCGCCGGCGACGAGGACCACAGCTTTGAGGCGCTGAGCTGGAGCGCACCGGATCTGTGGTTTCACCGGCGCAGCAGCCTTGGTGAGCGCACGATCACCTGGGAGCATTTCGGCCCGACCGGGTGGGCGAGGGGCCGCTTCCCCCAGCCTCCGGCACGCAGGACACGTTATCCCGGTGATCCGATCGCCCTTCCCGTCCCCGACCTGGCGGCCAACCGGGCACGCGACCCGACCCTGACGGCCGTCCTGGAGGATCGGGTTTCGACACGAACATTCGACGACGCCCACCCGATCAGCATCGACCAGCTGGCGGAGCTGCTGTACCGCACCGCGCGGACGCGCGGAACCCAGCCGGTCGGTGCGGACGAGGAACTGCTGTCGCGGCCATACCCTTCCGCTGGCGGCCTCTATGAACTCGAGCTGTACCCCGTGGCGCGTATTGTTGCCGGACTCGAGCCGGGCATCTATCACTACGACTCATTCGACCACGTGCTGCGCCCGGTGGCCGCCGCGGATTCGACGGCGATGGCCCGGCTGATAAAGCCGGCGGCGGCGACGCTGGCCGCGGGTGCCGAGCCGCAAGTGCTCATCGTTATGGCCGCACGGTGTGGTCGCATCACGTGGACCTACGAGCAGATCGGCTACGCCACCATCCTCAAGGATGTCGGTGTCCTCATGCAGACGATCTACCTGGCCGCGACCGCGATGGGCCTCGGCGCGTGTGCGCAAGCCTTTAGTGACACCGCCGCTTTCGTCTCGGCCACCGGGGTCGACGAACTGCAGGAGTGCAGCGTCGGCAGTATCGTCATCGGCTCGCCCGCCCCGAGCCAGCCCTACCCTTCGGCCAGTACCTCCTCGTCGGTTAAGGCCGCGACCTCGAGGTAG
- a CDS encoding type II toxin-antitoxin system VapB family antitoxin → MIFKGVRDGKPYPDHGLSYRDWSQIPPQQIRLDELVTTTTVLALDRLLSEDSTFYGDLFPHAVKWKGTTYLEDGLHRAVRAALRNRTVLHARVFDMDMVRGEPR, encoded by the coding sequence ATGATCTTCAAGGGTGTGCGGGACGGCAAGCCGTATCCCGACCATGGGCTGTCCTATAGGGACTGGTCGCAGATACCTCCACAACAGATCCGGCTCGACGAACTGGTCACCACCACGACGGTCCTCGCGCTGGACCGGCTGCTTTCGGAGGACTCCACCTTCTACGGCGACCTTTTCCCGCACGCCGTGAAGTGGAAAGGGACCACCTATCTGGAGGACGGCCTGCACCGGGCGGTGCGCGCGGCCCTGCGTAACCGCACCGTGCTGCACGCGCGGGTGTTCGACATGGACATGGTGCGGGGCGAGCCACGGTAG
- the hrcA gene encoding heat-inducible transcriptional repressor HrcA, which translates to MSSAEERRFEVLRAIVADFVATQEPIGSKSLVERHNLGVSSATIRNDMAVLEAEGYITQPHTSSGRVPTEKGYREFVDRLDDVKPLSAPERRAIQSFLERAVDLDDVLRRAVRLLAQLTRQVAVVQYPTLSSSTVRHLEVIALTPARLLMVVITDSGRVDQRIVELGDVIDDHQLSQLREILGQALEGKKLSAASVAVADLAGKLRGAGGLSNAVGRAATVLLESLVEHAEERLLLGGTANLTRNAADFGGSLRSILEALEEQVVVLRLLAAQQEAGKVTVRIGHETEAEQMAGTSMVSTAYGTADTVYGGMGVLGPTRMDYPGTMASVAAVALYIGEVLGAR; encoded by the coding sequence ATGTCAAGCGCGGAGGAGCGTCGCTTCGAGGTGTTACGCGCCATTGTCGCCGACTTCGTCGCCACCCAGGAACCGATCGGCTCGAAATCCTTGGTGGAACGGCACAACCTGGGTGTCTCCAGCGCGACCATCCGCAACGACATGGCGGTGCTGGAGGCCGAGGGATACATCACCCAGCCGCACACCAGCTCTGGGAGGGTGCCCACGGAGAAGGGGTACCGCGAGTTCGTCGACCGGCTCGACGACGTCAAACCCCTGTCGGCGCCCGAGCGGCGGGCGATCCAAAGCTTCCTGGAGCGCGCCGTCGACCTCGACGACGTGCTGCGCCGGGCGGTGCGGCTGCTCGCCCAGCTGACGCGTCAGGTGGCCGTGGTTCAGTACCCGACGCTGTCGAGCTCGACCGTTCGCCACCTGGAAGTGATCGCGCTCACCCCGGCCCGGCTGCTGATGGTGGTTATCACCGACTCCGGCCGGGTGGATCAGCGCATCGTCGAGCTCGGTGACGTCATCGATGACCACCAGCTGTCCCAGCTCCGCGAGATACTCGGCCAGGCCTTGGAAGGCAAGAAGCTCTCGGCGGCCTCGGTCGCGGTCGCCGACCTGGCCGGCAAGCTGCGCGGCGCCGGTGGCTTGAGCAACGCGGTCGGGCGGGCGGCGACGGTTTTGCTGGAGTCGTTGGTGGAGCACGCCGAGGAGCGCCTGCTGCTGGGCGGCACCGCCAACCTGACCCGCAACGCCGCCGACTTCGGCGGGTCGCTGCGCTCCATCCTGGAAGCCCTCGAGGAGCAGGTCGTGGTGTTGCGACTGCTGGCCGCTCAGCAGGAAGCCGGCAAGGTGACGGTGCGCATCGGCCACGAAACCGAAGCCGAACAGATGGCGGGGACCTCGATGGTGTCCACCGCCTATGGGACCGCCGACACGGTCTACGGCGGCATGGGAGTGCTCGGGCCCACCCGCATGGACTATCCGGGAACTATGGCCAGTGTTGCCGCGGTTGCCCTGTATATCGGCGAAGTACTGGGTGCTCGATGA
- the dnaJ gene encoding molecular chaperone DnaJ — translation MARDYYGLLGVGRGASDADIKRAYRRLARELHPDVNPDEAAQAKFKEISVAYEVLSDPEKRRIVDMGGDPLESAGAAAGGFAGFGGLGDVFEAFFGGGFGGSSAARGPTGRVRPGSDSLLRMRLDLDECATGVTKQVTVDTAVLCDRCQGRGTNGDSAPVPCDTCGGRGEVQTVQRSLLGQVMTSRPCPTCRGVGVVIPDPCHQCFGDGRVRARREISVKIPAGVGDGMRVRLAAQGEVGPGGGPAGDLYVEVHEQPHDIFLRQGDDLHCTVSVPMVDAALGVTVTVDAILDGMSEIVIPPGTQPGSVITLRGRGMPHLRSNARGDLHVHVEVVVPTRLDHRDTELLRELKSRRGRDIAEVRPTQAAGGGLFSRLRETFTGR, via the coding sequence GTGGCACGCGATTACTACGGGCTGCTCGGCGTCGGAAGGGGCGCCAGCGATGCGGACATCAAGCGCGCGTATCGTCGGCTGGCGCGCGAACTGCATCCCGACGTCAATCCCGATGAGGCGGCGCAGGCGAAGTTCAAGGAAATCAGCGTTGCCTACGAGGTGTTGAGTGACCCGGAGAAGCGCCGCATCGTCGACATGGGCGGGGATCCGCTGGAAAGCGCGGGCGCGGCCGCCGGCGGCTTCGCCGGTTTCGGGGGTCTAGGCGATGTGTTCGAGGCCTTCTTCGGGGGCGGCTTCGGCGGCTCCTCGGCCGCACGCGGACCGACCGGCCGGGTTCGTCCGGGTTCGGACTCGCTGCTGCGGATGCGGCTGGACCTTGACGAGTGTGCGACGGGGGTCACCAAGCAGGTCACCGTGGACACCGCGGTGCTGTGCGACCGGTGCCAGGGCAGGGGCACCAACGGTGATTCCGCGCCGGTGCCCTGCGACACCTGCGGCGGTCGCGGGGAGGTGCAGACCGTTCAGCGCTCCCTGCTGGGTCAGGTGATGACGTCGAGACCGTGTCCCACCTGCCGCGGCGTGGGAGTGGTGATCCCCGACCCGTGCCACCAATGCTTCGGCGACGGCCGGGTGCGGGCGCGCCGGGAGATCAGCGTCAAGATCCCGGCCGGTGTCGGCGACGGCATGCGGGTTCGGCTTGCCGCCCAGGGCGAGGTTGGGCCCGGGGGGGGACCGGCGGGTGACCTGTACGTCGAGGTTCACGAGCAACCCCATGACATCTTCCTGCGCCAGGGCGACGACCTGCACTGCACCGTTTCGGTGCCGATGGTCGACGCGGCGCTGGGTGTCACGGTCACCGTGGACGCCATCCTGGACGGCATGAGCGAGATCGTCATACCTCCCGGCACCCAGCCGGGTTCGGTGATCACCCTGCGGGGGCGCGGGATGCCGCATCTGCGCTCCAACGCCCGGGGTGACCTGCACGTTCACGTCGAGGTGGTGGTCCCCACCCGGTTGGATCACCGGGACACCGAACTGCTGCGTGAGCTGAAGAGCCGCCGCGGCCGCGACATCGCCGAGGTGCGCCCGACGCAGGCTGCCGGCGGCGGGTTGTTCAGCCGGCTGCGCGAGACCTTCACCGGGCGTTAG
- a CDS encoding 16S rRNA (uracil(1498)-N(3))-methyltransferase — protein sequence MVATLFYVDALPAPGALAVVGGDEGFHAAMVRRIRPGEQVVLGDGAGGLARCLVEHAGRDGLGARVLKRWSVAPGCPRVTVVQALPKSDRSELAIELATEAGADAFLAWQAARCVASWDGARADKGLRRWRAVARSAARQSRRAHIPPVDGVLSTAGLIQRVGDEVAAGAAVLALHESATDRLAAVDATHASSLMLIIGPEGGITPDEIAALTDAGAVAVRLGPTVLRTSTAAAVALGALGVLTSRWDGPASR from the coding sequence ATGGTGGCGACGCTGTTCTACGTTGACGCCCTGCCCGCCCCCGGCGCGCTGGCGGTCGTGGGCGGGGACGAAGGGTTTCACGCCGCCATGGTGCGCCGGATCCGTCCCGGCGAGCAGGTGGTGCTTGGCGATGGGGCCGGTGGCCTGGCCCGCTGTCTGGTGGAGCACGCTGGGCGGGATGGGCTCGGTGCCCGGGTGTTGAAACGCTGGAGCGTCGCCCCGGGGTGTCCGCGGGTCACCGTGGTGCAGGCGCTGCCCAAATCCGACCGTTCGGAATTGGCCATCGAATTGGCCACCGAGGCCGGCGCCGATGCCTTTCTGGCTTGGCAGGCGGCCCGCTGCGTGGCCAGCTGGGACGGTGCCCGCGCCGACAAGGGGCTGCGCCGGTGGCGAGCGGTCGCCCGCTCGGCCGCACGGCAATCGCGCCGGGCGCATATCCCCCCGGTCGACGGCGTGCTGTCGACCGCCGGGCTGATCCAACGGGTCGGTGACGAGGTGGCCGCCGGCGCCGCGGTGCTGGCCTTACACGAGTCGGCGACGGATCGGCTCGCCGCTGTCGACGCGACGCACGCGAGCTCACTGATGCTCATCATCGGCCCCGAGGGGGGTATCACGCCGGACGAGATCGCCGCGTTGACCGACGCCGGTGCTGTCGCGGTCCGGCTGGGTCCGACCGTGCTACGGACGTCGACCGCGGCCGCGGTGGCGCTGGGCGCGTTGGGTGTGCTCACCTCTCGATGGGATGGCCCCGCAAGTCGGTAA
- a CDS encoding PhoH family protein: MTPRETRAADASASTPVRSSIDVPPDLVVGLLGSADENLRALELSLGADLHVRGNTVTISGEPADVALAERAISELIAIAARGQPLTPEAVRHSVAMLVGTGNESPAEVLTLDILSRRGKTIRPKTLNQKRYVDAIDANTIVFGIGPAGTGKTYLAMAKAVHALQTKQVTRIILTRPAVEAGERLGFLPGTLSEKIDPYLRPLYDALYDMMDPESIPKLMSAGVIEVAPLAYMRGRTLNDAFIVLDEAQNTTAEQMKMFLTRLGFGSKVVVTGDVTQIDLPGGARSGLRAAVDILEDIDDIHIAELTSADVVRHRLVSEIVDAYARYEEPGSGMNRAARRASGVRSRR; this comes from the coding sequence GTGACGCCCCGCGAGACCCGCGCCGCCGACGCATCGGCCTCCACCCCGGTTCGCAGCAGCATCGACGTTCCGCCCGACCTGGTCGTGGGCTTGCTTGGCTCGGCCGACGAAAACCTGCGCGCCCTCGAACTCAGCCTCGGTGCCGACCTACACGTGCGCGGCAACACCGTCACCATCTCCGGCGAGCCGGCCGACGTGGCGCTGGCCGAACGGGCTATCTCGGAGCTGATCGCGATTGCCGCCCGAGGCCAGCCGTTGACTCCCGAGGCGGTACGGCACAGCGTCGCCATGCTGGTCGGTACCGGCAACGAGTCGCCCGCCGAGGTTCTCACCCTGGACATCCTGTCGCGTCGGGGTAAGACGATCCGGCCCAAGACACTCAACCAAAAGCGCTACGTCGACGCGATCGACGCCAACACCATCGTCTTCGGCATCGGCCCGGCCGGCACCGGTAAGACGTATCTCGCCATGGCCAAGGCGGTGCACGCGCTGCAGACCAAGCAGGTAACCCGCATCATCTTGACCCGCCCCGCGGTGGAAGCCGGTGAGCGCCTTGGCTTTCTGCCGGGTACGTTGAGCGAAAAGATCGATCCGTACCTACGCCCGCTCTATGACGCGCTCTACGACATGATGGACCCGGAATCGATCCCCAAACTGATGTCCGCGGGTGTCATCGAGGTGGCGCCGTTGGCGTATATGCGTGGTAGAACCCTCAACGACGCCTTCATCGTCCTCGACGAGGCGCAGAACACCACCGCCGAGCAGATGAAGATGTTTCTCACCCGCCTGGGATTCGGGTCCAAGGTCGTCGTCACCGGCGATGTCACCCAGATCGACCTGCCGGGCGGTGCCAGGTCAGGCCTGCGGGCGGCGGTCGACATCCTCGAGGACATCGATGACATCCACATCGCGGAGCTGACCAGTGCGGATGTGGTCCGCCATCGACTTGTCTCCGAGATCGTCGACGCCTACGCGCGCTACGAGGAGCCTGGCTCGGGGATGAACCGCGCCGCCCGGCGCGCGTCGGGCGTGCGCAGTCGCCGATGA
- the ybeY gene encoding rRNA maturation RNase YbeY → MSIEVSNESGIDVCETELVSVARFVITQMDVNPAAELSMVLLDTAAMADLHMRWMDLPGPTDVMSFPMDELEPGGRPDAPEPGPAMLGDIVLCPEFAAEQAAAAGHSLGHELALLTIHGVLHLLGYDHGEPEEAKEMFALQERLLEEWVADQVEAYQHDRQQERDRRLLDKSRYFDR, encoded by the coding sequence ATGAGCATCGAGGTATCCAACGAGTCGGGCATCGACGTCTGCGAAACGGAACTGGTCAGCGTCGCGCGGTTTGTCATCACCCAGATGGATGTCAATCCAGCCGCCGAACTCTCGATGGTGCTGCTTGACACCGCGGCGATGGCCGATCTGCACATGCGTTGGATGGATCTGCCCGGGCCCACCGACGTGATGAGCTTCCCGATGGACGAGCTCGAGCCGGGAGGCCGGCCCGATGCCCCCGAACCGGGACCGGCCATGCTGGGCGACATCGTGCTGTGCCCGGAATTCGCCGCCGAGCAGGCGGCCGCGGCCGGCCACAGCCTTGGCCACGAGCTGGCGCTGTTGACCATCCACGGGGTGCTGCATCTGCTCGGCTACGACCACGGCGAGCCGGAGGAGGCGAAGGAGATGTTCGCCCTGCAGGAACGGCTGCTTGAAGAATGGGTGGCCGACCAGGTCGAGGCCTACCAGCACGACCGGCAGCAGGAACGTGACCGCCGCTTGCTGGACAAGTCGAGGTATTTCGACCGTTGA
- a CDS encoding hemolysin family protein, translating into MSGLYQLLGAIALVGLGGLFAAIDAAVSTVSLARVHELVRDERPGAVSLLKVMADRPRYINLVVLLRNVCEITATVLLVVFLYDNFGLDWGLYGGATIMVLTSFVVIGVGPRTVGRQHAYSISLTAALPLRVISWLLMPISRLLVVLGNALTPGRGFRNGPFASEIELREVVDLAQQRGVVAADERRMIESVFELGDTPAREVMVPRTEMVWIESDKSAAQAMTLAVRSGHSRIPVIGDNVDDIVGVVYLKDLVRQTFCPDDGGGEATVATVMRPAVFVPDSKPLDALLREMQRDRNHMALLVDEYGAIAGLVSIEDVLEEIVGEIADEYDEAETAPVQDLGDNRFRVSARLPIEDVGELYGVTFDDDLDVDTVGGLLALQLGRVPLPGSEVVSHGLRLRAEGGPDHRGRIRVGTVLLSPADSDGPAGKEADRHF; encoded by the coding sequence TTGAGCGGTCTGTATCAGCTGCTCGGCGCGATCGCGCTGGTCGGTCTGGGTGGGCTGTTCGCGGCGATCGACGCCGCCGTCAGCACGGTGTCGCTGGCCCGGGTGCACGAGTTGGTGCGAGACGAGCGGCCCGGCGCGGTCTCGCTGCTGAAGGTGATGGCCGATCGGCCGCGATACATCAACCTGGTGGTGTTGCTGCGCAACGTCTGCGAGATCACCGCGACCGTGCTGCTGGTGGTGTTCCTCTACGACAATTTCGGCCTGGACTGGGGGCTGTACGGTGGCGCGACCATCATGGTGTTGACCAGTTTCGTGGTCATCGGCGTCGGCCCGCGCACCGTGGGCCGCCAGCACGCCTACTCCATCTCGTTGACGGCAGCCCTGCCGCTGCGGGTGATTTCGTGGCTGTTGATGCCGATCAGCCGGTTGCTGGTGGTCTTGGGCAACGCGCTCACGCCGGGCCGTGGCTTTCGAAACGGGCCGTTCGCATCCGAGATCGAGCTGCGCGAAGTGGTCGACCTGGCCCAGCAACGCGGTGTGGTCGCCGCCGACGAGCGTCGGATGATCGAGTCGGTGTTCGAGCTCGGCGACACCCCGGCGCGCGAGGTGATGGTGCCGCGCACCGAGATGGTCTGGATCGAAAGCGACAAATCCGCCGCACAAGCGATGACCCTGGCGGTGCGCAGCGGCCATTCCCGCATTCCGGTGATCGGTGACAACGTCGATGACATCGTCGGCGTTGTGTATCTGAAAGACCTTGTGCGGCAAACATTTTGTCCGGATGACGGTGGTGGGGAGGCCACCGTGGCAACCGTGATGCGCCCCGCGGTGTTCGTGCCGGACTCCAAGCCGTTGGACGCGTTGCTGCGCGAAATGCAGCGCGACCGCAACCACATGGCCCTGCTGGTCGACGAGTACGGCGCCATAGCCGGCCTGGTGAGCATCGAAGACGTGCTCGAAGAAATCGTCGGTGAGATCGCCGACGAGTACGACGAGGCCGAGACAGCGCCGGTGCAAGACCTGGGCGACAACCGTTTTCGGGTGTCGGCCCGGCTGCCGATCGAAGACGTGGGCGAGTTGTACGGCGTGACGTTCGACGATGATCTCGATGTCGACACGGTGGGTGGCCTGTTGGCTTTGCAACTCGGCCGGGTTCCGCTGCCGGGCTCCGAAGTGGTCTCCCATGGCCTGCGGTTGCGCGCCGAGGGCGGCCCCGATCATCGGGGCCGGATACGGGTCGGCACCGTGCTGCTGAGCCCGGCCGATTCCGATGGTCCCGCCGGCAAGGAGGCCGATCGCCATTTCTGA
- a CDS encoding cytidine deaminase, which translates to MVPPARRPIAISEQLAAEDATLVVLARAAMARAGAGSGAAVRDVDGRTYAAAPVRLSALQLTGLQAAVAAAVSSGATGLEAAALVAGSGDDPGIAAVWELAPTAAIIITDRAGNPL; encoded by the coding sequence ATGGTCCCGCCGGCAAGGAGGCCGATCGCCATTTCTGAGCAGCTAGCCGCCGAGGACGCCACGTTGGTGGTGCTAGCGCGGGCGGCCATGGCACGGGCCGGAGCCGGCAGCGGCGCCGCGGTGCGTGACGTCGACGGCCGCACGTATGCCGCCGCGCCGGTCAGGTTGTCGGCGTTGCAGCTGACCGGCCTGCAAGCGGCGGTCGCCGCGGCGGTGTCCAGTGGGGCCACCGGGCTGGAAGCGGCCGCGCTGGTGGCCGGATCCGGTGATGACCCCGGTATTGCCGCGGTGTGGGAACTCGCACCGACGGCGGCGATCATCATCACCGACCGGGCAGGCAACCCGCTATGA
- the era gene encoding GTPase Era: MTEFRSGFVCLVGRPNTGKSTLTNALVGAKVAITSTRPQTTRHTIRGVIHREDFQIVLVDTPGLHRPRTLLGRRLNDLVRDTYTEVDVIGLCIPADEAIGPGDRWIVDQIRSSAPNTALVVIVTKIDKVPKDRLAAQLVAVSEAVDTAAEIVPVSAVSGEHIDVLIDVLAAALPPGPAYYPDGALTDEPEEVLMAELIREAALEGVCDELPHSLAVVIDEVTPRQGRNDLIDVHAVLYVERDSQKGIVIGKGGARLRQVGTAARTQIERLLGTKIYLDLRVKVAKNWQRDPKQLGRLGF, from the coding sequence ATGACCGAATTTCGTTCCGGCTTTGTGTGTTTGGTCGGCAGACCGAACACCGGCAAGTCGACGCTGACCAATGCGTTGGTCGGTGCGAAGGTGGCGATCACCTCGACGCGGCCGCAGACCACCCGGCACACCATTCGCGGCGTCATTCACCGGGAGGACTTTCAGATCGTTCTCGTCGACACCCCGGGCCTGCACCGGCCGCGTACCCTGCTCGGCAGGCGGCTCAACGACTTGGTGCGCGACACCTACACCGAGGTCGACGTTATCGGGTTGTGCATTCCGGCCGACGAGGCGATAGGCCCGGGGGACCGGTGGATCGTCGACCAGATCCGCTCGAGCGCCCCGAACACCGCCCTGGTCGTCATCGTCACCAAGATCGACAAGGTGCCGAAAGACCGGTTGGCCGCCCAACTGGTCGCGGTCAGCGAGGCGGTCGACACCGCTGCCGAGATCGTCCCGGTCTCCGCGGTGTCCGGGGAACACATTGACGTGCTGATCGACGTGCTGGCCGCTGCGTTGCCCCCGGGCCCCGCGTACTACCCCGATGGTGCACTGACCGATGAACCCGAGGAGGTGCTGATGGCCGAGCTCATCCGCGAGGCGGCGCTGGAGGGGGTGTGCGACGAATTGCCGCATTCGTTGGCGGTGGTGATCGACGAGGTCACCCCGCGGCAGGGGCGGAACGACCTGATCGACGTGCACGCGGTGCTCTACGTGGAACGGGATAGCCAGAAAGGCATCGTCATCGGCAAGGGCGGCGCCCGGCTGCGCCAGGTGGGTACCGCCGCGCGCACCCAGATCGAAAGGCTGCTCGGGACCAAGATTTACCTCGACCTGCGGGTCAAGGTCGCCAAGAACTGGCAACGCGATCCCAAACAGCTTGGCCGACTGGGCTTTTAG
- a CDS encoding amidase: protein MVGASGSDSGAASDVVGQRLPTLTDLLYQLASRQVTSDELVRRSLQAIDQSQSTLNAFRVVLTESALADAAAADRRRAAGDTAPLLGIPIAVKDDVDVAGVPTAYGTDGSVRPATHDSEVVRRLKAAGAVIVGKTNTCELGQWPFTSGPGFGHTRNPWSRRHTPGGSSGGSAAAVAAGLVTAAIGSDGAGSVRIPAAWTHLVGIKPQRGRISTWPLPEAFNGITVNGVLARTVADAALVLDAASGNVDGDLHRPPPLTASDYVGLAPGPLKIALSTGFPYTFFRAKLHPEILTATQRVGEQLELLGHTVVNGNPDYGLRLSWNFLARSTAGLRDWEERLGDGVVWDRRTLSNLRMGHLLGEAILRSARRHEAADQRRVGSIFDIVDVVLAPTTAQPPPLARAFDRLNGLATDRAMIAACPLAWPWNVLGWPAINVPAGFTSDGLPIGVQLMGPANSEGMLISLAAELEAVSGWASKQPPVWWTN from the coding sequence GTGGTTGGCGCATCTGGGTCGGATTCCGGGGCCGCGTCTGACGTCGTCGGCCAGCGCCTGCCCACCCTCACCGACCTGCTCTATCAGCTGGCCAGCCGGCAAGTAACCTCCGATGAGCTGGTACGCCGCTCCCTGCAGGCGATCGATCAGAGCCAATCCACCTTGAACGCGTTCCGGGTCGTTCTCACCGAGTCGGCGCTGGCCGACGCGGCGGCGGCCGACCGGCGTCGAGCCGCCGGCGACACCGCGCCGCTGCTGGGCATCCCGATCGCGGTCAAAGACGACGTCGACGTTGCTGGGGTGCCGACCGCATACGGCACCGACGGGTCCGTGCGGCCGGCCACCCACGACTCCGAGGTGGTTCGGCGCCTCAAGGCTGCGGGCGCGGTGATCGTCGGCAAGACCAACACCTGTGAACTGGGCCAATGGCCGTTCACCAGCGGGCCCGGGTTTGGCCATACCCGCAACCCCTGGTCGCGTCGGCACACCCCGGGCGGTTCGTCGGGTGGCAGCGCGGCCGCGGTGGCCGCGGGCCTGGTCACCGCGGCCATCGGCTCCGACGGCGCTGGCAGTGTGCGCATCCCCGCGGCGTGGACCCACCTGGTGGGCATCAAACCGCAACGCGGCCGCATCTCCACCTGGCCGTTGCCGGAGGCGTTCAACGGCATCACCGTCAACGGCGTGCTAGCCCGCACGGTGGCCGACGCGGCGCTGGTGCTCGACGCGGCGTCCGGCAACGTCGACGGCGACCTGCACCGGCCGCCCCCCCTGACGGCGTCCGACTACGTCGGCCTCGCGCCCGGGCCGCTGAAGATCGCGCTGTCAACGGGGTTCCCGTACACCTTTTTTCGGGCCAAGTTGCATCCGGAGATCCTGACCGCCACGCAACGGGTGGGCGAACAACTCGAGCTGCTCGGCCACACCGTGGTGAACGGCAATCCGGATTACGGCCTGCGGTTGTCGTGGAACTTTCTCGCCCGATCCACCGCCGGGCTGCGGGACTGGGAGGAGCGGCTGGGCGACGGTGTCGTCTGGGATCGCCGCACGCTGTCCAACCTGCGTATGGGCCACCTGCTGGGAGAGGCGATTCTGCGCAGCGCACGCCGCCACGAGGCCGCCGACCAGCGGCGGGTGGGCTCGATTTTCGACATCGTCGACGTGGTGCTGGCGCCGACGACCGCGCAGCCGCCGCCGCTGGCGCGCGCATTCGATCGGTTGAATGGCCTGGCCACCGACCGGGCCATGATCGCCGCGTGCCCGCTGGCATGGCCGTGGAACGTGCTGGGCTGGCCAGCCATCAACGTGCCGGCGGGGTTCACCTCCGACGGTTTGCCGATCGGTGTGCAGCTGATGGGACCGGCCAACAGCGAGGGCATGCTGATCTCGCTGGCCGCCGAGTTGGAGGCCGTCAGCGGGTGGGCAAGCAAGCAGCCGCCGGTGTGGTGGACGAACTAA